Within Caminibacter pacificus, the genomic segment AGTAATCTTTAATGACATGCTACTCCTTTGGATAACAAAATTTATAGCCTCTTCGGCGAATGGTCTTAATTGTATCAATTTTAAAAACTTTGTCAACCTTTTGACGTATTTGATTTATTGCAACTTCTATAACGTTAGGAGTTACGAGTTCCGGTTCTTCCCAAATAGCATCCAAAAGCTGTTCTTTTGAGATAACTTGATTAGGATATCTCGCAAGATGCATAAAAACTTCAAACGCTTTGCCTTTTAAATAAGTCTCTTTTCCTTGATAAATAATCTTCTCTTCGTCTTTTACGATAATCAAGTCTTTAATTTTTATCTGAGACTCTTTTCCGCTTCTTAAAGCCACGTTGATTCTCGTAATTAACAAATCGAAATTAAGAGGCTTTTTTATATAATCGTCCGCTCCCATTCTAAGAGTTTTAATCTCGCTCTCAACCGAAACGTCATCGGAGATGACTATGATTTTTATTAAAGGATATATATCTTTTGCATAGTCTATAAATTTAAATAGCTCGCTCATTCCGAAATTAGCATCCACCACTACCAAATTGTAATGTCTGATATCCAAAAAATATTTGGCATCTTTTATGGTATAGGCTTCGTCAGTTTTATACCCCGCTTCGTGTAACGATTTTTTTATAAGCTCATTTAAAGTTTCATCCCTCTCGACAATTAAAAGACGCACATATACTCCTTTTTCAAACTGACAAAATTATAACAAAAAATTAAAATTTTCTTAAAGTTTCCACTCCTACTAAAGCATTCTTTAAAATTTCGGGTTTTCTAATTTTTAAATGTATGGATTTCATTTGAGGGAATTCGTTTTTGAGTTTTTCAATTATTACGTCGATTGCGTCTTCTATTAAAGCAAACTTTCCTTCGATAATTATATTTTGAATAATATCGCATACTTTTGCATAATCGATAAAGTTTTTTTTGTCTTCGTATTCGATTTGAGCGCATACGACTACGAGCTGTTCTTCGTTTCTCTCTTTTTCCAAAAGTCCTAAAATCGCTTTAAAACTCAAATCCTCGATTACTATTTTATACATCACTCCTCCTAAACTACGCGTTTTTCTTGACCTGTTACGAGTCTATAAATATTTTCTTTGTGTTTATAAATAACTATAAAAGCAATAATCCAAAGCGGCGCGTGAGATTGGATAGATAGATTCGGATATAAAATATAAGTACTCGCAATACCTACGATTATGGCGGTAAGTGAGCTTAATGAAGAAATTCTTACATATTTAGCCATCAAATACCAAACCACAAGTGCCACAAGTACGGCTTTTGGTACGAGTACGAGTAAAACTCCCGCCGTCGTTGCCACACCTTTTCCGCCTTCGAATTTCAAAAACGGAGAAAAACAGTGCCCTATTACCGCAAGAACCGCCAAAGTCCAAAGAGTAGCGTCACATACTCCGGCAAACTTTGCCGCCAAA encodes:
- the hsrA gene encoding homeostatic response regulator transcription factor HsrA, which encodes MRLLIVERDETLNELIKKSLHEAGYKTDEAYTIKDAKYFLDIRHYNLVVVDANFGMSELFKFIDYAKDIYPLIKIIVISDDVSVESEIKTLRMGADDYIKKPLNFDLLITRINVALRSGKESQIKIKDLIIVKDEEKIIYQGKETYLKGKAFEVFMHLARYPNQVISKEQLLDAIWEEPELVTPNVIEVAINQIRQKVDKVFKIDTIKTIRRRGYKFCYPKE
- a CDS encoding dihydroneopterin aldolase — encoded protein: MYKIVIEDLSFKAILGLLEKERNEEQLVVVCAQIEYEDKKNFIDYAKVCDIIQNIIIEGKFALIEDAIDVIIEKLKNEFPQMKSIHLKIRKPEILKNALVGVETLRKF
- the plsY gene encoding glycerol-3-phosphate 1-O-acyltransferase PlsY — translated: MSNIIWYIIAYLVGGIPFGYLIAKYAAGINIKEHGSGNIGATNVLRVLKQKDPKKAKKLAALTLFLDAFKGAAVVLAAKFAGVCDATLWTLAVLAVIGHCFSPFLKFEGGKGVATTAGVLLVLVPKAVLVALVVWYLMAKYVRISSLSSLTAIIVGIASTYILYPNLSIQSHAPLWIIAFIVIYKHKENIYRLVTGQEKRVV